A genomic region of Haliotis asinina isolate JCU_RB_2024 chromosome 1, JCU_Hal_asi_v2, whole genome shotgun sequence contains the following coding sequences:
- the LOC137281718 gene encoding zinc finger protein 845-like, which produces MSKPKSHLCEQTENIYRCGVCFKHFSNEQLCYSHMISHSSNDTQSHLVATDTRGPQKTLSHIRSEKKSQKEHESIKCDCCEKYFPNILKLKRHLQQRRTGAEFQCSVCNLICTKWSQFTTHMRIHSNHRPFKCDLCMKAFKRKTHLVQHRKLHTGEKPFKCSLCKAAFADKCNLNRHLKLHPKQSNKTFRKFRCRRSRVPVVQNPVIHVEEKGSEETNDEGLHFSGNVPRFDKIEETKALEGFDEREQVSSGKEQLLEACTALVNLNKDLFKKEETGETAIASTDSENMIILTKEDRTDKAYMRIVDILLVLSVPCDDLKSKSCIPVRTDDADLLHRKPDDDDAPISHKSEDSYVLLSQEADEHDVMMSLETNDYLSGRTGSDTRDMNRILMSKTNQRFEVIVNSGKVMAPVCDIKKVKDISAVESGKYTSGFKGHSTMQTITVVKDDMISPCVIVAKENTENVHGQSVNHDLLSISGAGSRLDNPQVSVPVECSGSHGSGLTLDTLQELVPRDGVDSKDACLESGQVPSSQVSVGFSQISKKDNMDTGSQVTEAKGRRHVSITKESSKKHQKTVVSMTAIGRDKLELDSGQTLANCDHRHSKQPVKCNVFFECHFCGKKMKTASALKYHVRIHTKHKAITCRICKKDFYKPSVYEVHMRSHTGLKPYFCVICNRKYRDCSSLRSHMKLHTGLNVFSCSVCNKVFSKRTELISHFKIHTGDKPYLCQMCPKTFRTQHSLSRHVLCHTGDKPYTCQYCDLGFRDTSNRKKHMRKHHNLNS; this is translated from the coding sequence ATGTCTAAACCAAAAAGCCATCTCTGTGAACAGACTGAGAACATCTATCGATGTGGggtttgttttaaacatttctCCAATGAACAACTTTGCTACAGTCATATGATTTCACATTCGAGCAATGATACACAATCTCACCTCGTGGCAACAGACACACGAGGACCACAGAAAACCCTCAGTCACATACGCAGTGAAAAAAAATCCCAAAAGGAACATGAATCCATTAAATGTGAttgttgtgaaaaatatttcccAAACATCTTGAAATTGAAACGCCATCTCCAACAACGCAGAACAGGCGCAGAATTTCAGTGTTCAGTCTGTAATTTGATCTGCACAAAATGGTCCCAGTTCACAACACACATGCGTATCCATTCGAACCATCGACCCTTCAAGTGTGACCTATGCATGAAAGCTTTTAAAAGAAAGACACATCTTGTCCAACACAGGAAACTACATACTGGTGAAAAACCTTTCAAATGTTCTCTGTGTAAGGCAGCATTTGCTGACAAATGTAACCTCAACAGGCATTTGAAGCTTCATCCTAAACAATCCAataaaacattcagaaaattCCGATGCCGAAGGTCAAGAGTTCCTGTTGTGCAGAATCCTGTCATTCATGTAGAAGAGAAGGGCTCAGAGGAGACGAATGACGAAGGTTTACATTTTTCTGGAAATGTTCCCCGTTTTGATAAGATTGAAGAAACAAAAGCCTTGGAAGGCTTTGATGAGAGAGAGCAAGTTTCATCAGGGAAAGAGCAGTTACTTGAAGCATGTACAGCTTTGGTCAACTTGAACAAAGACCTCTTTAAGAAAGAGGAAACAGGAGAGACAGCCATTGCCTCAACCGACTCTGAGAATATGATCATCCTCACGAAAGAAGACAGAACGGACAAGGCATATATGAGGATTGTGGACATATTGTTAGTGTTGTCAGTGCCTTGTGATGACCTGAAGTCCAAGAGCTGCATTCCTGTCAGAACAGATGATGCTGATTTGTTACACCGAAAgccagatgatgatgatgctccgATATCTCACAAATCTGAAGACAGTTATGTGCTTCTTTCTCAAGAAGCTGATGAACATGATGTTATGATGTCTCTAGAAACAAATGATTATTTGTCTGGAAGAACTGGCTCTGATACCAGAGATATGAATAGAATTCTTATGAGCAAAACAAATCAAAGATTTGAAGTCATAGTTAACTCTGGAAAAGTTATGGCTCCTGTttgtgatattaaaaaggtCAAGGATATTTCTGCAGTAGAATCAGGAAAATATACTTCTGGATTTAAAGGCCATTCAACCATGCAAACCATTACTGTTGTAAAAGATGATATGATTTCTCCTTGTGTTATAGTGGCAAAAGAGAACACTGAAAATGTTCATGGACAGAGTGTCAACCATGATCTTCTCAGTATTTCTGGAGCTGGATCGAGACTTGACAATCCTCAGGTTTCTGTTCCTGTTGAATGTTCAGGCAGTCATGGATCTGGTCTGACACTGGACACCTTGCAAGAATTAGTTCCTCGTGATGGTGTTGATTCCAAGGATGCTTGCCTTGAATCAGGACAAGTGCCAAGCAGTCAGGTTTCTGTTGGTTTCAGCCAGATTTCCAAAAAGGACAACATGGACACAGGTTCTCAGGTGACTGAGGCCAAGGGAAGAAGACATGTCAGTATTACAAAGGAATCGTCCAAGAAGCATCAGAAAACTGTTGTTTCTATGACTGCCATTGGAAGAGATAAACTGGAACTGGACTCGGGACAAACTCTTGCCAACTGTGATCACAGACACTCAAAGCAACCAGTGAAATGTAATGTCTTCTTTGAGTGTCATTTTTgtggaaaaaaaatgaaaacagcaaGCGCATTAAAATACCATGTCCGAATTCACACCAAGCACAAAGCCATAACATGTAGGATCTGCAAGAAGGACTTTTACAAGCCTTCAGTCTATGAGGTCCACATGAGGTCCCACACAGGCCTGAAGCCCTACTTCTGTGTGATATGTAACAGGAAGTACAGAGACTGTTCATCACTACGCTCTCATATGAAACTGCATACAGGCCTCAATGTGTTTTCCTGTAGTGTGTGTAACAAGGTGTTTTCAAAGCGGACAGAATTAATCAGCCATTTTAAAATACACACTGGAGACAAGCCTTATTTGTGTCAGATGTGCCCCAAAACTTTCCGAACGCAGCACAGCTTGAGTCGTCATGTCCTATGTCACACAGGAGATAAACCTTACACGTGCCAGTACTGTGATCTTGGATTCAGAGACACATCAAACAGGAAAAAGCATATGCGTAAACACCACAACCTCAATTCTTAA